Proteins from one Paraburkholderia sp. BL10I2N1 genomic window:
- a CDS encoding class I SAM-dependent methyltransferase, whose protein sequence is MSPSETSHVPFVPETAFGIWFLRTRTWEHHVLRVAINDLKRLIDAPLPVAPVIVDVGCGQGISFRLLAEAFKPERIVGIDFHKPSLALAEHAGRACPPQTTIEVMHADCAQLPLADASADIVFCHQTFHHLVEQERALAEFRRVLKPGGVLLFAESTDAYIKSWVIRLLFRHPMHVQKSADGYLDMIRHAGFTFSSRNISLPYLWWSRAKDFGLFERLGLHRPQPGKRRETLVNVAAIRST, encoded by the coding sequence ATGTCGCCATCAGAAACATCCCACGTGCCTTTCGTGCCGGAAACGGCCTTCGGCATCTGGTTTCTGCGTACCCGTACCTGGGAACACCACGTCCTGCGCGTCGCAATCAACGACCTCAAACGACTGATCGACGCACCACTGCCCGTCGCACCCGTCATCGTGGACGTCGGCTGCGGCCAGGGTATCTCGTTTCGCCTTCTGGCCGAAGCATTCAAGCCCGAGCGCATCGTCGGCATCGACTTTCACAAGCCGTCGCTGGCGCTTGCAGAACATGCGGGCCGCGCCTGCCCGCCGCAGACCACTATCGAAGTCATGCATGCCGACTGCGCGCAGTTGCCGCTCGCCGACGCCAGCGCGGACATCGTGTTCTGTCACCAAACGTTCCATCACCTCGTCGAACAGGAACGCGCACTCGCGGAATTCCGCCGTGTGCTGAAACCGGGCGGCGTGCTGCTGTTCGCCGAATCGACCGATGCGTACATCAAGTCGTGGGTCATCCGCCTGCTGTTCCGCCATCCGATGCATGTGCAGAAAAGCGCCGATGGTTACCTCGACATGATCCGTCATGCGGGCTTTACGTTCTCTTCGCGGAACATTTCCCTGCCTTATCTCTGGTGGAGCCGGGCGAAGGATTTCGGCCTTTTCGAACGGCTCGGCCTGCATCGTCCGCAACCTGGCAAGCGTCGCGAAACGCTCGTCAATGTCGCCGCGATCCGATCGACCTGA
- a CDS encoding NAD(P)/FAD-dependent oxidoreductase codes for MNTISGSSDNDVDVAIIGAGPSGAVAAALLRQAGRSVLVLERQHFPRFSIGESLLPQSMAYLEEAGMLQAVVEAGFQHKNGAHFIHRERSSAFDFRDKHSAGWGTTYQVDRATFDDLLIRCAAQQGADVRFGHSVRAMQAGDAPVLDVEDEAGHVYQVRARFVLDASGFGRVLPRLLNLEAPTRMPTRAAIFTHVCDGIPFGAIDRNKIVVAVHPERRDVWYWMIPLAGGRSSVGCVAEASFLDCPDEERDARLRELILEEPTLGALIGTAPFLMPVRHIGGYAANVAQLHGPGYALLGNAGEFLDPVFSSGVTIAMRSAHLAVQTLLRQFAGGSVDWRVDYDLPLRKGIDTFRAFVERWYTGELQEIIFYPEQTASIRRMISAVLAGYAWDESNPYVADPQRRLNALYQVCVQG; via the coding sequence TTGAATACGATATCAGGCTCATCAGATAACGACGTCGATGTGGCTATCATTGGCGCGGGACCATCGGGTGCTGTTGCGGCGGCGTTACTCAGGCAAGCGGGGCGTTCGGTGCTGGTGCTCGAGCGCCAGCATTTTCCGCGTTTCTCCATTGGCGAGAGCTTGCTGCCGCAAAGCATGGCTTACCTCGAAGAGGCGGGCATGTTGCAGGCTGTGGTTGAAGCGGGCTTTCAGCACAAGAATGGAGCGCACTTCATTCACAGGGAGCGCTCATCCGCATTCGATTTCCGCGACAAGCATTCCGCCGGGTGGGGCACGACCTATCAGGTAGACCGCGCGACCTTCGATGACCTGCTGATTCGCTGTGCCGCGCAGCAGGGCGCCGATGTACGCTTTGGCCACTCTGTGCGTGCGATGCAGGCGGGCGATGCACCGGTGCTCGATGTCGAAGATGAGGCGGGCCACGTCTATCAGGTGCGTGCGCGGTTCGTGCTGGACGCGAGCGGATTTGGGCGCGTGCTGCCACGGCTGCTGAATCTCGAAGCGCCGACGCGGATGCCCACACGGGCCGCGATTTTTACGCACGTGTGCGATGGGATTCCCTTTGGCGCGATTGACCGCAACAAGATCGTGGTTGCTGTTCATCCCGAGCGGCGGGACGTCTGGTACTGGATGATTCCGCTAGCGGGAGGGCGATCTTCAGTGGGATGCGTGGCTGAGGCGAGCTTTCTTGATTGCCCCGATGAAGAGCGCGACGCGCGGTTGCGGGAGTTGATCCTGGAGGAGCCTACGCTGGGGGCTTTGATCGGCACTGCGCCGTTCTTGATGCCTGTGCGGCATATCGGTGGTTATGCGGCCAATGTGGCGCAGCTGCATGGACCTGGATATGCGTTGCTTGGCAATGCCGGGGAGTTTCTTGATCCTGTTTTTTCTTCCGGTGTGACTATTGCGATGCGGTCTGCGCATCTTGCCGTGCAGACTTTGTTGCGGCAGTTTGCGGGTGGTTCTGTTGACTGGCGGGTTGATTATGATTTGCCGCTGCGTAAAGGGATCGATACGTTTCGGGCTTTTGTCGAGCGGTGGTACACCGGCGAATTGCAGGAGATCATTTTTTATCCAGAGCAGACGGCTTCTATTCGGCGCATGATCAGCGCTGTGCTTGCTGGGTATGCCTGGGATGAGAGTAATCCTTATGTTGCTGATCCACAGCGGCGGTTGAATGCTTTGTATCAGGTTTGTGTGCAAGGGTGA
- the guaD gene encoding guanine deaminase translates to MNQTAYRAQLLTFNGDPAQSSNAAVFNEDGLLIVEDGHVVASGAYAALSKQLAPDTQVTEMRGKLIVPGFIDTHIHYPQTDMIASPAPGLLPWLDTYTFPTERRFEDMAYARDTAMFFVDELLACGTTTALVYCTVHKQSADALFAESELRNLRMVAGKVLMDRNCPEFLRDTAQSGYDDSRELIDRWHNRGRQMYALTPRFAPTSTEAQLEACGVLAREHQDVFVQSHVAENTDEVKWVADLFPGHRSYLDIYDHYGLLRRRAVYGHCIYLDDEDRRRMAQTGAVASHCPTSNLFLGSGLFDFDKAGEAGMPVALATDVGGGTSFSMLQTMNEAHKVARLNGHHLTATRMFWLATAGAAEALDLADKVGTLRAGAEADFVVLDPAATPLLARRNARCESLEELLFSFALLGDDRTVFETYAAGKRVHQRDVVKEQVVRIAAV, encoded by the coding sequence ATGAATCAGACGGCTTACCGCGCACAACTGCTGACCTTCAATGGCGATCCCGCGCAATCGTCCAACGCAGCGGTCTTCAACGAAGACGGCCTGCTGATCGTCGAGGACGGACACGTAGTCGCGAGCGGCGCGTATGCGGCCCTGTCGAAGCAGCTCGCGCCGGACACGCAGGTAACAGAGATGCGCGGCAAGCTGATCGTGCCGGGCTTTATCGACACGCACATCCACTATCCGCAGACGGACATGATTGCGTCGCCGGCGCCCGGGCTTCTGCCGTGGCTGGACACCTATACGTTCCCAACCGAGCGTCGGTTCGAGGACATGGCCTATGCGCGGGACACGGCGATGTTCTTCGTCGACGAGCTGCTCGCGTGCGGCACGACGACCGCGCTGGTCTACTGCACGGTGCACAAACAGTCGGCGGATGCGCTGTTTGCCGAAAGCGAACTGCGCAATCTGCGGATGGTGGCGGGCAAGGTGTTGATGGACCGCAACTGTCCTGAGTTCCTGCGCGACACCGCGCAGTCGGGATACGACGACAGCAGGGAGCTGATTGACCGCTGGCACAACCGCGGCCGGCAGATGTACGCGTTGACGCCGCGCTTTGCGCCCACTTCGACCGAAGCGCAGCTGGAAGCGTGCGGTGTCCTCGCGCGCGAGCATCAGGATGTGTTTGTCCAGAGCCACGTCGCCGAGAACACCGACGAAGTGAAATGGGTCGCGGATCTGTTCCCAGGGCATCGCAGTTATCTCGACATTTACGATCACTACGGCTTGCTGCGTCGTCGCGCGGTGTACGGGCACTGCATCTATCTCGACGACGAGGACCGCAGGCGGATGGCGCAGACTGGCGCGGTTGCGTCGCATTGCCCGACGTCGAATCTGTTTCTTGGCAGCGGGCTGTTCGATTTCGACAAGGCCGGTGAAGCGGGAATGCCGGTTGCGCTGGCTACCGACGTCGGTGGCGGCACGTCGTTCTCGATGCTGCAGACGATGAACGAAGCGCATAAGGTTGCCCGGCTCAATGGGCATCATCTGACGGCGACGCGCATGTTCTGGCTTGCGACCGCCGGCGCGGCGGAGGCGCTTGATCTTGCCGACAAGGTTGGGACGCTTCGCGCCGGCGCGGAGGCGGATTTTGTCGTGCTCGATCCGGCGGCGACGCCTTTGCTTGCAAGGCGGAATGCGCGATGTGAGTCGCTCGAGGAGCTGTTGTTTTCGTTTGCGTTGCTTGGGGATGATCGGACTGTGTTCGAGACTTATGCCGCTGGCAAGCGGGTGCATCAGAGGGATGTCGTTAAGGAGCAGGTTGTTCGTATTGCTGCTGTTTGA
- a CDS encoding adenosine deaminase, which translates to MTTTSSLASKVAGAPKAELHIHIEGSLEPELIFKLAERNGVTLAYDSIDALRAAYAFTDLQSFLDIYYAGASVLLTEHDFYDMTMAYAERALADNVVHTEIFFDPQTHTERGVSIATAVAGIERALADAEKRGLTSKLILCFLRHLSEEDALATFDAALPLFDQYSHRLIGVGLDSSERGHPPSKFERVFARARAKGLKLVAHAGEEGPPSYIYEALDLLKVDRVDHGVRSIEDPALVTRLADTRVALTVCPLSNLKLCVFDDLTKHTLKDLLDHGVAVTVNSDDPAYFGGYVNANYLATIDALKLTDAEVYTILRNSFEASFVTQAERDALIARLDAHWHAAGAALPA; encoded by the coding sequence ATGACGACTACTTCCTCTCTCGCCAGCAAGGTGGCAGGCGCACCGAAGGCAGAACTGCATATCCACATCGAAGGCTCGCTCGAACCCGAGCTGATCTTCAAGCTCGCGGAGCGCAACGGCGTGACGCTCGCGTACGACTCGATCGACGCGCTGCGGGCCGCCTACGCCTTTACCGATCTGCAATCGTTCCTCGACATCTACTACGCGGGCGCAAGCGTGCTCCTGACCGAGCACGATTTCTACGACATGACGATGGCGTACGCCGAACGCGCGCTTGCCGATAACGTCGTGCACACCGAGATCTTCTTCGATCCGCAGACCCATACCGAGCGTGGTGTTTCGATCGCGACGGCGGTCGCCGGGATCGAACGCGCACTGGCGGACGCGGAAAAACGTGGCCTGACGAGCAAGCTGATTCTGTGCTTCCTGCGCCACCTGTCAGAAGAAGATGCGCTCGCGACGTTCGACGCCGCGTTGCCGCTTTTCGATCAGTACAGCCATCGCCTGATTGGTGTCGGTCTGGATTCGTCTGAGCGCGGCCACCCGCCGTCGAAGTTCGAACGTGTATTCGCCAGGGCGCGTGCGAAGGGGCTGAAGCTCGTCGCCCATGCCGGCGAGGAAGGACCGCCGTCGTACATCTACGAAGCGCTCGATCTGCTGAAGGTCGACCGGGTCGATCACGGCGTACGCAGCATCGAAGATCCCGCACTTGTGACGCGACTCGCCGATACGCGCGTCGCGCTGACCGTGTGCCCGCTGTCGAACCTCAAGCTATGCGTGTTCGACGATCTGACGAAGCACACGCTGAAGGACCTGCTCGACCACGGCGTGGCCGTCACGGTGAATTCGGACGACCCGGCGTATTTCGGCGGCTACGTCAACGCGAACTATCTGGCAACCATCGACGCGCTGAAGCTGACCGACGCGGAGGTCTACACCATTTTGCGCAACAGCTTCGAGGCGTCGTTCGTCACGCAGGCGGAGCGCGATGCGCTCATCGCAAGACTCGACGCGCACTGGCATGCCGCCGGTGCTGCATTGCCTGCCTGA
- the xdhC gene encoding xanthine dehydrogenase accessory protein XdhC, with product MQAWLPDLQQLLVHGDAAVLVTVARVEGSAPREAGTKMIVTRDSARHTIGGGHLEWKAIESARQVLRDGMRTPRMRRLERFALGPSLGQCCGGAVVLAFERLDVGDLGWVTSLAKRNAAGLSTVRSVSFGPAPDAVMLSDPEPGVESADCLLWDGAGFDESSALLTETIAPRDFAVVLFGAGHVGAALVRVLATLPCHVRWVDERDAQFPPPATLAAPNLTIDANDAPDEAVDQAAPNTYFIVMTHDHRVDLALAERILRRGDYAFFGMIGSHTKRKQFEHRLAARGIDPAQIARMRCPLGVEGIVDKSPEIIAISAAAQLLQAVEANAHAAQLA from the coding sequence ATGCAAGCCTGGCTACCCGATCTGCAACAACTGCTCGTTCACGGCGACGCCGCGGTGCTCGTGACGGTCGCGCGCGTCGAAGGCTCCGCGCCCCGCGAGGCCGGCACCAAGATGATCGTGACGCGCGACTCGGCGCGGCATACCATCGGCGGCGGACATCTCGAATGGAAAGCCATCGAAAGCGCGCGTCAGGTGCTGAGGGACGGCATGCGCACACCGCGTATGCGGCGTCTCGAACGGTTCGCGCTGGGCCCAAGCCTTGGACAGTGCTGCGGTGGTGCAGTCGTGCTCGCGTTCGAGCGGCTCGATGTCGGCGATCTCGGCTGGGTGACGTCGCTTGCGAAGCGCAATGCCGCCGGTCTTTCGACGGTCCGTAGCGTATCATTCGGGCCCGCCCCGGATGCCGTGATGCTGTCCGACCCGGAGCCCGGCGTCGAAAGCGCCGACTGCCTGCTATGGGATGGCGCCGGTTTCGACGAAAGCAGCGCACTCCTCACCGAGACCATCGCGCCGCGCGACTTCGCCGTCGTGCTGTTCGGCGCAGGCCATGTCGGTGCCGCGCTCGTGCGGGTACTGGCCACCTTGCCGTGCCACGTACGCTGGGTCGACGAACGTGACGCGCAGTTTCCTCCACCCGCCACGCTCGCTGCGCCGAACCTCACGATCGACGCCAACGACGCTCCTGACGAAGCCGTCGATCAGGCTGCGCCGAACACGTATTTCATCGTGATGACGCACGATCACCGGGTCGATCTCGCACTCGCGGAACGCATCCTGCGGCGCGGCGACTATGCGTTCTTCGGCATGATCGGCTCGCACACGAAGCGCAAGCAGTTCGAGCACCGGCTCGCCGCACGCGGCATCGATCCGGCGCAGATCGCGCGGATGAGGTGCCCGCTCGGCGTCGAGGGCATCGTCGACAAGTCGCCCGAGATCATCGCGATCTCGGCGGCCGCGCAACTGCTGCAGGCTGTCGAAGCCAACGCCCATGCAGCGCAGCTTGCATAG
- the xdhB gene encoding xanthine dehydrogenase molybdopterin binding subunit, with product MNRQTDAFIVEASGRNTTAATAIGAALPHESAALHVSGEATYTDDIPELQDTLHAALGLSRHAHARIVSLDLDAVRNAPGVIAVLTAADIPGENNCGPVLHDDPILATDEVLYLGQPVFAVIAQSHELARRAASLARSDDVIRYEPLEVVLTPAEAKAKKQFVLPPLHLTRGAPVEKIASAPHRIKDTFEVGGQEQFYLEGQVAYALPKEMDGMLVYSSTQHPSEMQHVVAHMLGWPTHNVICECRRMGGGFGGKESQSALFACVAALAAHKLRRPVKLRADRDDDFMITGKRHDAFYEYEAGFDDTGRILGARVEIALRAGYSADLSGAVATRAVCHFDNAYYLSDVDIVALCCKTNTQSNTAFRGFGGPQGALVMEVMLDSIARQLKCDPLDVRLANFYGVGERDVTPYGQRVEDNIIAPLTDKLLATSDYRARRAALAAFNAASPVLKRGIALTPVKFGISFNVPFLNQAGALVHIYKDGSILVNHGGTEMGQGLNTKVAQVVAGEFGVALSRVRVTATDTSKVANTSATAASTGSDLNGKAAEAAARTIRERLAALAAKELSGAAEDVQFADGMVSVNGAAMPFEQLTGAAYLARVQLWSDGFYTTPKVHWDAKTLTGHPFYYFAYGAAVSEVVIDTLTGEWKLIRADALHDVGQSINPAIDIGQVEGGFIQGMGWLTTEELWWNRDGRLMTHAPSTYKIPAISDTPAAFHVQLYRNENAEPTVFRSKAVGEPPLLLPFSVFLALRDAIAAAVPDAPSAPSLRAPATPEAILDALETLQAATDAKAAAGTAPAPAAADTTA from the coding sequence ATGAACAGGCAGACCGATGCATTCATCGTCGAGGCCAGCGGTCGCAACACAACGGCCGCGACTGCGATCGGCGCGGCATTGCCGCACGAATCGGCGGCGCTGCATGTGAGTGGCGAAGCCACCTACACCGACGATATCCCCGAACTCCAGGACACGCTGCACGCCGCGCTCGGTCTTTCGCGCCATGCGCATGCGCGCATCGTCTCGCTCGATCTCGACGCTGTGCGCAATGCCCCTGGCGTGATCGCGGTCCTGACCGCCGCCGACATCCCCGGCGAAAACAATTGCGGTCCGGTGCTGCACGACGATCCGATCCTCGCCACCGACGAAGTGTTGTATCTCGGCCAACCGGTGTTCGCCGTGATCGCACAGAGCCATGAACTCGCGCGCCGCGCCGCATCGCTCGCAAGGAGCGACGATGTGATTCGCTATGAGCCACTCGAAGTCGTGCTTACGCCGGCCGAAGCCAAAGCGAAAAAGCAGTTCGTACTGCCGCCACTGCATCTGACGCGCGGCGCGCCTGTCGAGAAGATCGCCTCAGCGCCGCACCGGATCAAGGACACGTTCGAGGTCGGTGGCCAGGAGCAGTTCTATCTCGAAGGACAGGTCGCGTACGCGCTGCCGAAAGAGATGGACGGCATGCTCGTCTACAGCTCGACGCAACATCCCAGCGAAATGCAGCACGTCGTCGCGCACATGCTCGGCTGGCCGACGCACAACGTGATCTGCGAATGTCGGCGGATGGGCGGGGGGTTCGGCGGCAAGGAATCGCAGTCGGCGCTGTTCGCCTGCGTCGCGGCGCTCGCAGCGCACAAGCTGCGGCGTCCGGTGAAACTGCGCGCCGACCGCGACGACGACTTCATGATCACCGGCAAGCGCCATGACGCCTTCTACGAATACGAAGCCGGGTTCGACGACACCGGCCGGATTCTCGGCGCACGCGTCGAAATCGCGTTGCGGGCCGGCTATTCGGCGGACCTGTCGGGTGCCGTAGCGACACGCGCCGTATGTCACTTCGACAATGCGTATTACCTGTCCGACGTCGACATCGTCGCGCTGTGCTGCAAGACGAATACGCAGTCGAACACCGCCTTTCGCGGCTTCGGCGGCCCGCAGGGCGCGCTCGTGATGGAGGTGATGCTCGACAGCATCGCGCGGCAGCTGAAATGCGATCCACTCGACGTGCGACTTGCCAACTTCTACGGCGTCGGTGAGCGCGACGTGACACCGTATGGACAACGCGTCGAGGACAACATCATCGCGCCGCTCACCGACAAACTCCTCGCAACCAGCGACTATCGTGCGCGGCGTGCCGCCCTTGCCGCATTCAACGCGGCAAGCCCGGTGCTCAAGCGCGGGATAGCCTTGACGCCTGTGAAGTTCGGCATCTCGTTCAACGTGCCGTTCCTGAATCAGGCGGGCGCGCTCGTGCACATCTACAAGGATGGCTCGATCCTCGTCAATCACGGCGGCACCGAGATGGGCCAGGGACTCAACACGAAGGTCGCCCAGGTCGTCGCCGGCGAATTCGGCGTGGCGCTGTCCCGTGTGCGCGTGACCGCGACCGATACGTCGAAAGTCGCGAACACATCGGCGACGGCGGCGTCGACGGGCAGCGACCTGAACGGCAAGGCCGCCGAAGCGGCCGCGCGCACGATACGCGAGCGGCTCGCGGCACTCGCTGCGAAAGAACTCAGCGGCGCGGCCGAAGACGTGCAGTTCGCTGACGGCATGGTGAGCGTCAACGGCGCGGCCATGCCGTTTGAACAGCTGACGGGCGCCGCGTATCTGGCCCGCGTGCAACTGTGGTCCGACGGTTTCTATACGACACCCAAAGTCCACTGGGACGCCAAGACGCTGACCGGTCATCCGTTCTACTATTTCGCCTATGGCGCTGCGGTGTCGGAGGTTGTGATCGATACACTGACAGGCGAATGGAAGCTCATACGCGCCGACGCCCTGCACGATGTCGGGCAGTCGATCAATCCGGCCATCGATATCGGCCAGGTGGAAGGAGGATTCATCCAGGGCATGGGCTGGCTCACCACCGAAGAACTCTGGTGGAATCGCGATGGCCGTCTGATGACGCATGCGCCATCGACGTACAAGATTCCGGCGATCAGCGACACACCGGCCGCGTTCCACGTCCAGTTGTATCGCAACGAAAACGCCGAGCCAACCGTGTTCCGTTCGAAGGCTGTCGGCGAGCCTCCATTGCTGTTGCCGTTCTCGGTGTTTCTGGCGCTGCGCGATGCGATCGCGGCCGCCGTGCCCGATGCGCCGAGCGCACCGTCATTGCGCGCGCCGGCGACACCCGAGGCGATTCTCGACGCGCTCGAGACACTGCAGGCTGCGACGGACGCAAAGGCGGCTGCGGGAACCGCTCCCGCGCCCGCAGCCGCCGATACGACTGCCTAG
- the xdhA gene encoding xanthine dehydrogenase small subunit — translation MTTQTIRFYYRGSVREIRDVPASRTVLQHLREDLHCTGTKEGCAEGDCGACTVVVGECDAHGALQLKAVNACIQFLPTLDGRALFTVEDLRDTDGALHPVQQAMVDCHGSQCGFCTPGFVMSMWALYENQPAAAGLPTRDEINTALSGNLCRCTGYRPIVEAAQKMFDYRQYPRVPFDRAKIAETLQAIQRHDTFEYTAPDARGAEFDASTFYAPVDINTFAMLRALHPHARILAGSTDVGLWVTKQFRDLGDILYTGNVAELKTIERDAQTLTIGAAASLEDAYAALAVDYPELAELWTRFASLPIRNAGTLGGNVANGSPIGDSMPALIALGAEVVLRQADRTRTLPLDAFYLGYQKSALHVGEFVAAIRVPRPARDLRFRTYKVSKRYDQDISAVCAAFALRIDDRGAIIDARIAFGGMAAIPQRAGHAEAALSGAIWNEATVRHAMDALAADYQPLTDMRASSGYRLKVARNLLWRFHLETRDTAPLALCDVNAFAFEADQAKAATAQEPSP, via the coding sequence ATGACAACGCAAACCATCCGTTTCTATTACCGTGGGTCCGTCCGTGAAATACGCGACGTGCCTGCGTCGCGCACGGTGCTCCAGCATCTGCGTGAGGATCTCCATTGCACAGGCACTAAGGAAGGCTGCGCGGAAGGCGATTGCGGCGCATGCACGGTCGTGGTCGGCGAATGCGACGCGCACGGCGCGCTCCAGCTGAAAGCGGTCAACGCGTGCATCCAGTTCCTGCCGACGCTCGACGGCCGCGCGCTCTTCACCGTCGAAGACCTGCGCGATACGGACGGCGCGCTACATCCGGTCCAGCAGGCGATGGTCGACTGCCACGGTTCGCAATGCGGGTTCTGTACGCCTGGTTTCGTCATGTCGATGTGGGCGCTCTATGAGAACCAGCCGGCCGCGGCCGGCCTGCCGACACGCGATGAAATCAACACCGCCCTGTCCGGCAACCTGTGCCGCTGCACTGGCTACCGGCCGATCGTCGAAGCCGCGCAGAAAATGTTCGACTACCGGCAATATCCGCGCGTGCCGTTCGACCGCGCGAAGATCGCCGAAACGCTGCAGGCCATCCAGCGTCATGACACGTTCGAGTACACCGCGCCCGATGCACGCGGCGCTGAATTCGACGCGTCGACGTTTTACGCGCCAGTCGACATCAACACTTTTGCCATGTTGCGCGCGCTGCATCCGCACGCGCGCATTCTCGCGGGCAGCACCGACGTCGGCCTGTGGGTGACGAAGCAGTTTCGCGATCTCGGCGACATCCTGTACACCGGCAACGTCGCCGAACTCAAAACCATCGAACGGGATGCGCAGACGCTGACGATCGGCGCGGCGGCATCGCTTGAAGATGCCTATGCGGCGCTCGCCGTCGACTACCCCGAACTCGCCGAACTGTGGACCCGCTTCGCTTCGCTGCCGATCCGCAATGCCGGCACACTCGGCGGCAACGTCGCGAACGGGTCGCCGATCGGCGACTCGATGCCTGCGTTGATCGCGCTCGGCGCCGAGGTCGTCCTGCGGCAGGCAGACCGAACACGCACGCTGCCGCTCGACGCGTTCTATCTGGGATATCAGAAAAGCGCGCTGCACGTGGGCGAATTCGTCGCGGCCATCCGCGTGCCGCGCCCCGCGCGCGATCTGCGCTTTCGCACCTACAAGGTCTCGAAGCGGTACGATCAGGACATCTCGGCCGTATGCGCGGCGTTCGCGCTGCGCATCGATGATCGCGGCGCGATCATCGATGCACGTATCGCATTCGGCGGCATGGCGGCGATTCCGCAACGGGCCGGTCACGCCGAAGCGGCCCTCAGCGGCGCGATCTGGAATGAAGCAACCGTGCGCCACGCAATGGATGCACTCGCCGCCGACTATCAGCCGCTGACCGATATGCGGGCATCGAGCGGATACCGGTTGAAGGTCGCGCGCAATCTGCTGTGGCGCTTCCATCTTGAAACGCGCGACACTGCGCCGCTCGCTCTGTGCGACGTGAATGCCTTCGCATTTGAAGCAGACCAGGCTAAGGCCGCAACCGCACAGGAGCCGTCGCCATGA
- a CDS encoding disulfide bond formation protein B: protein MKNHDPVLRRERTLLVLLGLICVALVAGALYLQFVEHQDPCPLCIIQRYFFLLIAIFAFLGARFQSWRGVRLLEFLAALSALGGIVTAARHVYVQAHPGFSCGFDALQPVVDNLPPAHWLPSVFKVAGLCETPYPPIFGISLPGWSLIAFVVAFVPLALSLLRNRRRG from the coding sequence ATGAAGAACCACGACCCCGTGCTGCGTCGTGAGCGCACCCTGCTGGTCCTGCTTGGCCTGATCTGCGTAGCGCTGGTCGCCGGCGCGTTGTATCTGCAATTCGTCGAGCACCAGGATCCCTGTCCGCTGTGCATCATCCAGCGTTATTTCTTCCTGCTGATCGCCATCTTCGCATTCCTCGGCGCGCGCTTCCAAAGCTGGCGCGGTGTACGCCTGCTGGAATTCCTCGCTGCGCTGTCGGCACTCGGCGGCATCGTCACCGCCGCGCGCCATGTCTATGTGCAGGCCCACCCTGGCTTCAGCTGCGGCTTCGACGCGTTGCAGCCCGTCGTCGACAACCTGCCTCCCGCGCACTGGCTGCCCAGCGTATTCAAGGTGGCGGGCCTGTGCGAAACGCCCTACCCGCCGATCTTCGGCATCTCGCTGCCGGGCTGGTCGCTGATCGCGTTCGTGGTCGCCTTTGTGCCGCTCGCGCTGAGCCTGCTGCGCAACCGCCGACGCGGATAA